ATGGGAACGCCACGAATTCTAGCCGGATAGCCGGATAGCCAGAGGGCCGGAACGCTGCGGCCAGCCAGGTTTTCAGGCAAAGAACAGAGGGTGGAACGTGATTTCGCGATGGTTCCGCATCGGTTTTCGGTGAGTAACGGCCATCTGAACATGCCCTCACACCTCAAGGCTGATGATGATTTCATTGGGCCGCCGGACGCCAGTGTGCAGCTTCCTTGGGCTGGATGATTGTTGAATTGCAGACGCTCGGCGGCCCCATCTTCGAACTCTCTTGCCTTCCCGACCACCGCGGGAAAGTCAGGCCTGGTCTCACTAGTCCGGAATTCGTAGCTTGACATTTCCAAGAACCCCTCGTCCTGATGGGATGCACCCATTGTGCCAGACAAGACTGAGCGCAGGTTTGTCCCGTGCTAGCAGCTAACTCGCTGAGCACCGGACGGTTGCGATGTCAATCCCCTTGAAAACGGACGGCTTCGAGGCCAAACGGCTTATAGCAGCCCTATATGCCTTACGGCTAACCCACAGATTCTCCGGCGATTGTCCTACTGCGACTTGGGCGGCGTTCCCGGAAGTTCGCACGGACGGTCGGTGGGCAGACGGACATGTCTGCTTGAACAAAAGGAGTCCAAAACCTAGAAGTACGAGCAGTGTGGAAGTAGCAACAAAGACAGCAAGCATGATTCGCACGACCCGGCCTTTGCCGGTTGCGGTCCAGTGCTCGACATTGAAGAATGCTGGTGCGAATCGGCTCAGTAGAAACCAAGCCGCGAGGTTTCCGGCCACGCCCATCAAGCCGATCCAAATGAGCAGTAATGCCACAAGCTACCTGCGACCAGGCTATCGCGTAATGATTGTCTTGACCGTCTCTGTCCAGGTATCGGCCTCCAGCCGCAGGAAGTAAATGCCGGGAACAAGACCTCGAATGTCGTTCGCCCCGGGTCTGAGCTCAATCATCCTCTGCCCGGTCACGCTCAGCAGTTCCGCCCTGTATCCCCTGTCCTGTCTTCCATCCCCTATCATCAGCACCGACCGCAGAATCGTCGGTCCGTGGTAGCGCGTCCGGCGCACAGCGGGTGGTATTCGGACCTCGGTAACCCCGGTCGGGTCCTCGGCCACGTACCGTATTGCGCGACCTGCAACAATCGGTGCTGCACCCCTTGCCAAGGTGCCATTGTACAGGTCCTGTATCGCAATCGTCCTCGTCGGGTCCTCGATGCCGATCGTAGAACTCGTGTAACGATTTGCGGTCATGTACTGGCACACAATCACATTATTGCCCGACGCCGGGGCAAGCGTCGTATCGTATATGATTACTTGGAACTTGTCGCGCACTGAGCGTGGGTCGTAGTACGCAACGCTGTCGTATTCGACCACGAACCGGTGATTTGCGGGATCGTGATAGTAATACACATACCCCGAACTGCTCTCGCCCGGGTACAAGTCATCCCAGTTCACACATATCATACCAGGCGGTGTCGCAGGATTGGGCAGCCCGGTATTGGCGTAGTGTCGCTGCGAATAGCTGCCGGGCGCAAGCCAGCCGTCGGCCGAGACCGACACTTGCGTGTACCGCTGGCCGTAGAACTTGAACGGCCCAAAAGATGACGGCAAGTCAAGTATCTTCACCGAGTCGTTGTGCGGGAAATTGAGCCTTGTACCTACGCCCTTTATCTCAACCCATTCGTAGGCCGGGTGCTGACTATACCCGGTATCAATGTCGTCGTACGCCCAGTACAGCGGCGGCAGCCGCGGCCCGTCTGGCACCGGGTCAATCGCAAGAATCTCACCCACGGTCAGACCGAACCTATCCTGCCACGTACTTTCAGCCGACGTTATCGCCAGGTCGAAACTCACGACATGCTCCTTTGGCGTGCCCGCCGCGGCTCTTGCAAGGTACGGCTGCGTGCAGGTGGCGCTGTCCTGACCCGCGATGTCGCCAAAAGACGAGCTTGCCCGGAACAGCGTCACGTAAGGGTCGCCCGTGCTCAAAGTCGCACTAACGCCATGCGCCGTCGCCATTCCGGCATTCCGAAGTCGTACATACACTGCTACACTCTCACCAGGGTCCCAGCGACCGTTATTGTTTCCTCCCTGGTCTGATACCCAGCTTCGCAGATACGAAAGCCACGGCTGGTTTACCTGCACTGGCTGGCCCAGAGTCGCCAATGCAGCTACTGCTGCCCTGGTTACGTCGGTGCAGAACTCGTTGTTATTGTACCCGGCGCCGATTGAGTCGTGGGAAGTGTGGTAATGAGGGTTTGTTGGCCAGAAATCCTCGATGCCGGTGAGTGCAAGATACCCGTTGTTCCAGAATGGCCCGTGGTCCGAATTCTGATTGTCGCTCACCATCTGCTTGTAACACGGCAGCGCGGTATAGGTGTCGGCCACCGCGATGAACCAGTCAGCCAGAGGTCCGCAAGGCGGGTTCGCAGTCTTGGCCATCAGGTTCAAGTCCTCAGGACTCGCATCAACATAGCCGATCATATCAAAATTGAGCACCGCGAGAATGCTGTCGCCCCTGGACCGCGCCCGGCTCGCGTAGTACTCGCTGCCGTACAGTCCGAGCTCCTCTCCGGACCAACCGATGAACCGCAGGTCTCGATTGAACCGGAAGTTCTTCATCACCCGACACGCTTCCAGCGTCGCCGCAGTACCAGAAGCATTATCGTCCGCGCCCGGCGCAAGCCCGGTCGAGTAGCTGTCGAAGTGTCCCGAAATAATCGCGTACGGGTTACGCTGACCGGCAAGCCCGTAGCGCACGCCGATGACACTCGGTGCGTGACTGGAGTTGTAGTACTCAAACAGCACGGTGTCACACCCGTAAGCCCGCAGCCGAGCCGCAATCCACTGTGCTGCAGCCTTGCCTGAGTCGGTCGAGGCGTACCTTGTCCGGTACTGCTGCAACCTGCGTACGTAGGAAAGCACCGTGTCGGCCGACACCAGTGAAACAATCTGCTGGACAATTGGATTCGGAAGCACCGCCGGCAGTTGCGGAGCTCTCTCCGTGAGAACCCACGGTCTGAGGCTCAATGGTGCAACCATAGCCCGGAGTTCGCGCACCCTTGTTGCTCCGGC
The candidate division WOR-3 bacterium DNA segment above includes these coding regions:
- a CDS encoding M20/M25/M40 family metallo-hydrolase, producing the protein MRSRGMIILVAVLSVGLGSEFLGIVSDARPEDVARDYAVVGQTGNGVLVTGVVQTQNVRVLDYIAPGKQYLRVHLMTGTSAAELAALAQILDYDGSEYIVVTDEAGATRVRELRAMVAPLSLRPWVLTERAPQLPAVLPNPIVQQIVSLVSADTVLSYVRRLQQYRTRYASTDSGKAAAQWIAARLRAYGCDTVLFEYYNSSHAPSVIGVRYGLAGQRNPYAIISGHFDSYSTGLAPGADDNASGTAATLEACRVMKNFRFNRDLRFIGWSGEELGLYGSEYYASRARSRGDSILAVLNFDMIGYVDASPEDLNLMAKTANPPCGPLADWFIAVADTYTALPCYKQMVSDNQNSDHGPFWNNGYLALTGIEDFWPTNPHYHTSHDSIGAGYNNNEFCTDVTRAAVAALATLGQPVQVNQPWLSYLRSWVSDQGGNNNGRWDPGESVAVYVRLRNAGMATAHGVSATLSTGDPYVTLFRASSSFGDIAGQDSATCTQPYLARAAAGTPKEHVVSFDLAITSAESTWQDRFGLTVGEILAIDPVPDGPRLPPLYWAYDDIDTGYSQHPAYEWVEIKGVGTRLNFPHNDSVKILDLPSSFGPFKFYGQRYTQVSVSADGWLAPGSYSQRHYANTGLPNPATPPGMICVNWDDLYPGESSSGYVYYYHDPANHRFVVEYDSVAYYDPRSVRDKFQVIIYDTTLAPASGNNVIVCQYMTANRYTSSTIGIEDPTRTIAIQDLYNGTLARGAAPIVAGRAIRYVAEDPTGVTEVRIPPAVRRTRYHGPTILRSVLMIGDGRQDRGYRAELLSVTGQRMIELRPGANDIRGLVPGIYFLRLEADTWTETVKTIITR